A stretch of the Lolium perenne isolate Kyuss_39 chromosome 3, Kyuss_2.0, whole genome shotgun sequence genome encodes the following:
- the LOC127339980 gene encoding uncharacterized protein — protein MASSSRRRPRPSSPSPVSAHPLEDDNLLHEIMLRLPPQPPYLLRTSIVSKRWRLLATDPKFLRGFRIHHRKPPLLGVFSCSCGHISFRSTLDPPYRIPPERFSLSPPIRSIQMCLDVRHGRVLIDDGMCSRVIVWDPITDDRRVVAFPPQQWTLSS, from the coding sequence ATGGCcagcagcagccgccgccgcccccgaccctcctcgccgtcgccggtATCGGCGCATCCGCTGGAAGACGACAACCTCCTCCACGAGATCATGCTCCGCCTCCCACCGCAACCACCCTATCTCCTCCGCACCTCCATCGTCTCCAAGCGCTGGCGACTCCTCGCCACCGACCCCAAGTTTCTCCGCGGCTTCCGTATCCACCACCGGAAGCCTCCCCTCCTCGGCGTCTTCTCATGTTCCTGCGGCCACATTTCGTTCAGATCCACTCTGGACCCGCCCTACCGCATCCCTCCCGAGCGCTTCTCCCTGAGCCCACCTATCAGATCCATTCAGATGTGcctcgacgtccgccacgggcgcGTACTCATCGACGACGGCATGTGTAGTCGGGTCATTGTGTGGGATCCCATAACCGACGACCGCCGCGTCGTGGCCTTTCCGCCGCAGCAATGGACCCTGAGTTCTTAA